The DNA window GTCCCGAAAAAGCGCTCTCCGGCATTAAAGACAAAGGTGGAGGTTCGACTCATCGCCACCGACGTACGCGTCCCGTCCGCCCCGGTCGAGTACACCCGATTGTCGCCCGTGCCCGTTTTCCCCCCGATCGCCATTTCGGTCCCGTCCGGCATCGTGATAGCCCCACGAGCCCGTACGGCCGTCCCGCGTTCTACAACGTCCTGGAGCACGTCCAAGACCACCTGGGAAAGTTCTGGAGACAACACCTGCGTCGGCGCAGGGACCTCATGCTCCAATTTGGTTTCAAAGGGTGTATTGGCGGCAAAATGGAGGGAATCGATCCGAACTGTCGGATAACGCTTCCCTTCTCGTACAAGAATGCCCATCAACTCGGCAAGGGCAGCCGGGCGATCGGCCGAACTGCCAAGCGCGGTGGCGAGAGTGGGAATGAGCCGCTCAAACGGATAGCCCAAGCGGGTCCACATCTTGTGAATCTCTCCAAAGGCTTCCTGTTCGAGGATCGTGCGTATTCGGGGATCTTGCGTGCGCTTTCGGTTCTCGTAGAGCCACTGGTATACGCTCTGCCGAACGTCCACGCTGGCCGACATAACCTCACTGTAGCCAGCAGCGGGATGCGTGTAGAGGTATCCCACCAACCAAAGTTCCAGCGGGTGAATCCCAGAGAGGTATCCTCGATCTTGCCACGAGATGCCATCTGGATTGGAATCGTGGTACCACTGCTCAACCTGTTCGGAGGTAATGGATTCGGCATCCGCCGCGTAGGTGCGGAGAAACTGGCCGAAGGCCTCGCGCCCTCCTTCCGGAAAGACCGACCGAAAGGCCCAGGCCAACCGGCGAGCGGACGTGGTATGACGTTGACCGAGCGCCGCCAGCACTTCTCCGCGCGGCGCCTTCGACTTGTACGCTCGAAGATACCGACTCAAGAACAAACTGCCTTCGTGTACGGCAAAGCGCTCCAAGTACTCCGTCCGTCGCTGATCGCTCGGGTCCTCTAGCATGGAATATGCCTGTCCCGGCAACCGAGCGATGTGGTAATTCACCACGTCCTCCATCATGCGGACGAATACGAGATTGGCCGACTGCTGCACCGCCGTCCGGATGGTCATCGTCCGGTCCGACTCGTGACTGTAGTTCTGAAAAACATGGATGCCTCCCCCGGTAAAGAACCGTTCGGCCGGATCACCCGAGATCGGCCGTTCGACGGCCGCTGCAAGCACCTGCGCCCGGTCGGCCGTAGGCGTCTCAATGAGGTAGTCGAGGGTCCACCGCGTAATACTGTCCTCCTCGGCGACCGGCACGGCCCGTAGCATCTCGGGGGACTTCCCTGCATGCGCCTGATAGACCTGCTCTACGAGTTCGAGGTAGGTCACGAGCACGCGCACCTTGGCCGTGGACCCCAACTCCAGCATCGATCCCTGGTTGACGTCGAACGGACCGTCGACATTATCCGCCTGCATCCGAAGCACGTTGGCGTGAGGGCGGCGCTCAAAAAGCACGACGGAGTAGTTGATGTTCTCCGGCGCCCCGTCACCAATCATGGAGTGAAGCCCCTTCTCCCGAAGATAAACCGAATCTTCCAGCTGGCTCAGCACGTCTGCTACCGCCTGTTGGACGTTGCGGTCAAACGTTGTATGGACGGTAAGATCCAGCCGATTCAGGGCCGGCAGGTTCGTGATGCGAAGCTTGCGCAGCAGTTCCATCCGGACGCTATTGGCCGCCTTCTGGGTCACGTACGAGGCCTCAGGACGACTGGGGGCACGCGACAGCACCGTCACGTCCGTTTTCAGGGCCTTCTGGCAGAGTCGGTCCGTAATGATGCCGGCCCTCGCCATCAACGGCAGGTAGCGATCCGTCAGACGAGCCAAGTCGTCGGGCCCCTCCGGGCGAACGAGATACCACGAGGGGCTTCGCGTCGAGAGAATGAGGCTAAGGACCTGCCGGTAGGCAATGGCACGCCGTTCCAGCTTCTCGGCCGTAATTGCCGAGTCGCTGGGCACCTGCGTCAGCACGTCGTTCACCGCATCAAAGTCGCTCCCGTACCAGGCCCGGAGGCCATCGCCCAGGCCGTTTACCTCCCCGTGATTTGCGGTGGCCGCCAGCGGAAGCTGGTTGATGTACTCCTTCACAATGTGCTTCCGCTCGTTCAGCGTCTCCATCCCATTGCGGTACGCCATCAAGGAGGCCGACGCCATCTGCTGAAGCTTCTCCGGGACCGAGTTCGTGCGGCCACCGACCGAGTGCCGAACTTTTGTGAGCTGGGTCGCGAGCGTGCTCCCACCCGGCCCCTCACCGCCCGACACTACACGCTGGAAGGCCGCCAGCGCAAACCGATCCCATTCCACTGCCGGATTCTTGTATTCCTGAGACCGATCGAGCAACTCCCGATTTTCGATGTAGAGAAGCGACCGCCACACCATGTCAGGAATGGAGTCCGGGTCCGTATACGCCTTGCCGGGATACGGGCTCTCGAACAATTTCCGAGTCCGGTGATCCTGAATTTCCAGCCCCGCCTGGTCCTTGTGACGATAGATGGGATACAACCCGAGGTCCATCGTCCACGCCATCGGCAAAGACATCTTCGACTGTTCCGTAACCTCGTACTGACGTTCGGTCAGTCCCTCAATCATGGCGGGCAGGCTGCTGTAGCCCATCCGCTCATTGTACGGCCCGTGCTCTGGATAGCGGATGCGGGAGCTGGGACCGGCCTGCACCTCGTACGTCATCGCTCCGGCCCAATTGGACAAAATCACGGCCTGGCCCACCGACGTCCGCATCTCAATGGCCGCCAGCGCAATAATTACGATTGGAAGCACGACGTACTTCAGTACCGCCGCGTGGTGGTAAACCCACTGTCGGAGACGACTCCAAACAGAAATGGGAGGAGTAGCAACTTCTTTTTCGGGGGCAATGTACCACCCGGCCGTCGCTTCGTATTCAGTATCGTCCGCCATCGACGAGAGGAAGTAAGAGCTCATTCGTTGCGTAGGTATAATGAGAGAGATTCTCCCGACGTGGCCCAATCGATTTGGAAGGGGCAAATCGACCGATGGGGCAACGATACCACAAAGTCGGAAACTCTCTCATTCTACGGTCATCCTCTACGTCTCGTGCAGAGGGGAGTTCAGGAGCATGCCGGTCAAGCGTCGTGGATTCCCTTCTACCCTCGATTCGGCACAGGTCACCGCCTCATACTCTCTCCGAACGATCAATGTGCACTGAAAGCCATTGTCGGAACGGACGGTCCGTCGCGAAGCACGCCTCGGGACGCGTCGTTCCGAAGCCCCTCGTAGCGAAGTGCACAGTCCTCCCTATCCATTGGTATAACGCCCCGAACCCGCCCCTCGTGGTCGCCGTTGCAGTTTCGCTTTTGCTCTATTGCCGAAGTTCTTATGCCCCACCCTGCCCCTTGGATTGGCTTCGAAAGCCTGACCCGTCTTTTTCGGAATCGATCCGTGGCCGTACTGAGCGGAGCGGGCGTCAGCACCGAATCCGGCATTCCTGATTATCGCGGGCCCGAAACGAAGAACACCGACCATACGCCCATCCAGTACCGCGAATTTCTAGAGGAGCCGGAGACACGGCGTCACTACTGGGCGCGCAGTGCCGTGGGCTGGCCCACCTTCGACGCCGCTTCTCCAAATGAGGGTCACCGAGCCCTTGCCGCCCTTGAGGCAGCCGGGCTCGTCACCGGCATCATCACCCAAAACGTCGACCGTCTGCATCAAGCCGCCGGCAGTGAACGGGTCGTGGAATTGCACGGCGCCTTGGCGGAGGTCCGGTGTCTCAACTGCGGGGCCCTCAGCTCTCGACGCACGCTCCAAGAGCGGTTAACCCAACTCAACCCCGGCTGGTCGGCACGGGCTGCTGACCTTGCTCCCGACGGTGATGCGAACCTTCCCCGATCGGCGACCCGCTCGTTCCGCGTGCCCGACTGTCGCTCCTGTGGCGGAATTCTCAAACCCCACGTCGTGTTTTTTGGAGAAAATGCCGCTTCCGATCGCGTGGAGGAGGCCTGGTCCCTCCTGGCAGCGTCGGACGCCTTGTTGGTCGCAGGCTCCTCCCTCACGGTCTACTCGGGCTTTCGCTTCGTCCGGCAAGCGGCGCAGACCGACCGGCCTGTGGGCATCGTCAATCTGGGTGAAACTCGAGGTACGCCTCTTGCATCAGTACACGTGGACGGCAAGACGGGCGAGGTGCTGCCGCAACTTGTAAATGCCCTCGGGCTTTCTCCGGAGTCCTCTCCTTCGTCGTCCTCAGCGTAGTTCCCCCTCGACAATAAAATGGTCACTCCGGACACCTTGACGGCCGAACAACGGACCGTCGTCCGGCATGGCACGGGACCAGCGGTCGTCCTTGCCGTCCCGGGTGCCGGCAAGACGACAGCCCTCGTTCACCGTCTCCGACACCTTGTGCGAGAGCGCGACGTAGCCCCGAATCGTCTTCTGGCCTGTTCCTTCAATCGAGACACAACCCGAGACCTCTCCGCCGCCCTTGAGGCGCACGGACTCCGTGGGATCGATGTGCGCACGCTCCATAGCCTCGGCTATGCCATCCTTCGGCAGGCGAACAGCGCCTCCGCTACTTCAGTCGATCGTCCAGACGCAACGGCGTACGACCTTGCCCGTCAGGCCCTTCGAGATCTTGCAGTCAAGCGAAACCAGAACAGGGACGATCTGGGCATCTCGCCCCCCGACCTCGTGGATCAAATCGCTGCCTGGAAACAACAGCTCGCCTATCCGGATCTCGACGCTGCCGATCTTCCCCCTGACGGACGCGACTGTGCACAGCAGGCTGCACACGACAACGAGGACTATCTCATGCTCTATCGTCGCTTCGAACACCATCGGCGAGCGGCGGGCACCTTAACGTACCCCGACATGGTTCGGGACGGATGGGCAACAGTATTACGTGAGGATGCCCTCCGGGCGGGTCTTCAGCAGGCCTACGACTACGTGCTGGTGGACGAGTTTCAAGACGTGAGCCGTGCCCAGTTTCAGCTGCTGGACCTCCTCACGGCCCGGCACCGAAACCTCATGGTGATTGGGGATGACGATCAGTGCATCTATGGGTGGCGAGGGGCCTCCCCCTCTTATCTCCGCCGCTTCGCCGACCAGTACGATGCCACCACGTACCGGATGCAGGCCTCCTTTCGACTGCCCGGCGCTCCCCTTGTACTGGCTAATGCAGTCATCGGTCACAATGAGACCCGCTCCTCAAAGCGGATCCGTCTCGTACGCGGCTTTGAAGGCGATGCGCGACTCATCGAGGCAAATTCCCCTGCCACCGAAGCCGCCCGCATCGCCGATCGAATCCATCGGCTGTGGGCCGAGGAGGAGGTTTCGTTCGATGAAATGGCGATTTTGGTGCGCACGTACGGGCAAACCCCCCCTCTCGAACAGGCCCTTCTCGACCGTGAACTGCCGTACACCATCCAGGGACACGCCCCGTTTTACCGTCGGCGTCCGGTGCAGACGCTACTCCGCTACCTCTACTGGGCCGTGCTGGAGCGCCGCCGCCGGACAAACGATGGGTTTCCCTCCCCACAGCAGGTCGAGCAATACACCGATCGATTCAGGCAGATTGTGAATGCCCCAAACCGGTACGTGGCCCGCGGACGTCTCGACCACATTGTACAAGAGGTGCATGCACAGCACACATCAGTACTGGACGTGACGGCGCGTCACCTGCCGGACATGCATGAGCGGACGGCCGAGCGCGTAGACGCCTTCCTTGACGTCGCCGAAGGACTGGTGCATCGTCTCGACGCTCCGGCAGACACCACACTGGAATGGCTCGTGGAGGCCATCGGCTATGAAACGGCGCTTCGCGAACGAAGTGCGTCCTCCGAGCGGGGAATGGCCCGCGTTCAAACAGTACAATCCCTTATTCGGTACGCCCACGCCCACGATACAGCTCTCGCCCTCTTGAACGACGTGCGGTCCCTTGCAACCGAGCAGGCGGACACGACGAAAGCCAACGCCGCAATCGACATTCGATCAATCCACCGGGCAAAGGGACTGGAGTGGCCGGTCGTCATCCTTCCCGGGTGTACGGAGGGGACCTTCCCGCTGAAGCAGGACGGCGCATCGGCGCCGGATGTGGCGGAGGAGCGTCGCCTCTTCTACGTCGGAGTGACGAGGACGCAGCAGCAGCTATACCTGTCTACGCCCTCGTCCCGCTCCCGATTTCTCGACGAAGCCGAAGTCGACACGCGACTTCCCCTCTCCCGAGCGATCCAAACGGCGCTCACCACAGATCCGTCCGCTCTCTCCGACGAACAACTCGCCCATCTCTGCCGGGGCCTTGTTGACCTGAAACTCGAGACGTACATCCAACAAGAATGGTCGCCGAGCGCACCATATAAAGACGCGCTGCGAACCCGGCTCCGCGACTTTTCGTCGCTTCTCACGGACGCCCAGGACCGATGGAAAGCATATCAGCAGGCGCTCGATGAATACGAGCAGGCACAAGACGAGGCTCGTACCAAGGTTCAGAATCGAGTGCAGACGCTCCAAGAATCGCTCGGAGATGTGCAATTCACGGCGCGTCACGATGCATCCGAAGCCTTCTATCCGGACGACGCCATCTTTCGTTTTGAGTGGGCGTCGGACGAAACAGAGATTGAGGTGCACTGGAACGATACACAGATCGGCCTTCTCAATCCCCTCCGATCCGGTGCCCTCGATGCCCAGGCGGTCATGGCACTTCCCTGGACGCAGTTGGTCGGTCGCTTTGCGAGCATGGGGCGCGGACGCGACCGGCTGCGGTTCACCATTGATTGGACCGAAACGAAAGCCGCCTGGAGTGCCGCGGCGATGCAAGCCCAAACGGCCCCTACTCCTCCCGATGAACGGTCTTCCCTCCTGGCCCGTGCGGACGTCTCGGACGGCTGTCATCTCCTCCTTGACCGACTGGCTCCTTCAACAGATGAGTAGCTCTCGTTCCTTGCCCCGTGGCCCCAAAGGGCCGAAGGGCGTTCTACGGGATGTGAGTCCTGTTTTCCGAAAGGTCGTTGCAGGCCCTGTGAACATTTGCTGACGCCGGAACCTAGAGCGGCGCCTCGTCTATATTCCCGTGCTCAAATAGAGAAGACGGGCCGGTAGTTCAGTGGTCTAGAATGCTGCCCTGTCACGGCAGAGGTCGCGGGTTCAAATCCCGTCCGGCCCGCTTCGCCGCCTATTCCGAACCTGTTCGGGATAGGCGGCTTTTTTATTTCTCCAACGTTCTCCGATTTCTGCACACCCCTCCCCCTTCCATGGAATATCGTCGCCTGGGTCGCTCCGGCCTCAAAGTCTCTGCCCTCTCCTACGGCTCCTGGGTCACGTTCGGAGACCAAATCGATACCGACCGCGCGGCCGAGTGCATGCAGATCGCGTATGACCACGGCGTTAATTTCTTTGACAATGCAGAAGCATATGCGGGCGGTCAGTCCGAAACCATGATGGGCGAAATCATTCAGGAGAACGGCTGGGACCGCACCGACCTCGTCCTTTCCACTAAGATCTTCTGGGGCGGCGACGGCCCAAACGACCAAGGCCTCTCTCGAAAGCACATCCTTGAAGGCACGAGAGCCGCTCTGGACCGGCTGCAGACCGACTATGTGGACCTTGTCTATTGCCACCGGCCCGACGTGGAAACGCCGATTGAGGAAACGGTGCGGGCAATGAACTACCTTGTGAACCAGGGCTATGCCCACTACTGGGGCACGAGTGAATGGAGTGCCCAACAGATCCGCCATGCCTACGAGCTGGCGCGGCGCGAGCATCTGGTGCCTCCCACCATGGAGCAGCCGCAATACAACATGTTTCACCGCGAACGCGTGGAGCGGGAGTACTCACTTCTCTACGATGACATCGGCCTTGGCACCACGGTGTGGAGCCCCCTCGCGAGTGGCTTGCTCACTGGCAAGTACAACGACGGCATTCCCGACGACAGCCGTCTCGCCACCGAGGGTTATGAATGGCTGCAAGACCACGTCCTTCTGGAGGAGCGGATCGAAAAAGTACAAAAGCTATCCGACGTTGCTGACGACCTTGGATGCGCGACTGCACAACTGGCCCTCGCCTGGTGTCTTCAGACCCCGAATGTGAGCACCGTCATCACGGGCGCCTCCAAGCCCTCCCAGGTTGAGGAAAATATGCAGGCCCTCGACGTAGCCGATCACCTCGATGCAGAGACGATGGGGCGGATCGAATCTATCCTCGACAACGAGCCTGCCGCGAGACCAAATCATCGCGAATAGCACACGAGATCGGTTACGTGCGTCCTACCGACGGACTCGCCTCCCCAGTGGATTCGTTTTCCGGTAGGAGGGCCTCTCCCACCACGTAGGAGTCCGGGTCCTCCATTCGGGGCTGGATTACCATTTCTCCAAGAAGACCCGTCGTAAACATTTGGGCCCCGAAGAGAATGAGAAGCAGGCCCAGCAGGAGTAGAGGCCGATCCCCCAGCGGATTGCCAAACACGAGCTTCTCGATCGAGAGCCAGAGATTGATGACAAACCCGGCCAGAAAGGTGATCGTACCCAGCCCCCCAAAGAAGTGCATGGGGCGAACCGCAAATCGAGTGAGAAACGTTACGGTCACAAGGTCGAGAAAGCCCTGAATAAAGCGCTCGACCCCAAACTTCGTCTCGCCGTATTTCCGAGCATGATGCCTCACCGGCTTTTCGGTGATGCGTGTGTAGCCGGCCCACTTGGCCAGCAGCGGAATGTAGCGGTGAAGCTCCCCATACACATTCACGCTCTTCACCACCTCGCGCCGGTAGGCCTTCAGCCCACAGTTGAAGTCGTGAAGCGGAAGCCCGGAGATTAGACGAGTGACCCAATTGAAGAAGCGACTGGGGATGGTTTTGCGGGGCGGGTCCTTGCGGTTTTTCTTCCACCCACTCACAAGATCGTAGCCTTCCTTCAATCGATCGATGAGCGCCGGAATTTCCGCAGGATCGTCCTGCAGATCCGCATCCATCGTCACCACATACTCGCCCTGCACCCGTTCGAAGCCAACCGCCAGCGCCGCCGATTTGCCGTAGTTGCGCTGAAAGCGAAGGCCTGCGAACCGGGGATCCTCTTCATGGAGCGCCTGCACAGCGTCCCAGGTTCCGTCCCGGGAGCCATCATCGACAATCCAAACCTGATACGAGAGACCTTCTCCGTCGCACGCCGCCCGAATCCGCTCGGCCAGCTCTGGCAGCGACGCCGCCTCCTCGTACGCAGGAATCACGATCGAGAGGTCTGGGGGAGACTCGGCGTCAGGGTCTGAAGACTGAGGGGACACGTGCTCCACGATCAAAGAAACAAAACCTTGCCGTTAAGGATGCCGGCTCCGCAAAGCGGTACAGAATGACCGACGGTTCGCACTCTTCCCGCCGCCCTCGCTACGCATCGATCGTCGCGTACTTGGCATTGCGCTCAATAAACTTGCGGCGGGGCTCTACGGAGTCACCCATGAGAGTGGAAAAGAGCCGATCCGCAGCGGCGGCGTCTTCGATGGTCACCTGTTGAATCTTCCGCGTCTCCGGATTCATGGTCGTGGTCCAGAGCTGCTCCGGATTCATTTCGCCGAGCCCCTTATAGCGCTGGAGACTCGGGCTTTTGCCGTCGGCCCGAAGCTCCTTCATGCGCGCTCGCATCTCGTCGTCAGTCCAACAGTAGATCTCATTCCCCCCGCTCTGGATGCGGTAGAGGGGCGGCAGGGCGATATAAATGTTGCCCTTTTCGATGAGGGGCCGCAGCTGTCGGTAGAAAAAGGTAAGGAGAAGCGATCGGATGTGGGCCCCGTCCACGTCCGCATCCGTCATCATCACAATCTTGTGGTAGCGCATCTCGCTAAGATCAAACTCCTCCTCGGTCGAGGTCAATCCGGTCCCCAGGGCCGTAACGATATTTTGGATTTGATCATGCTCCAGAATGCGGTCGAGGCGGGCCTTCTCTACATTCAATATTTTCCCTCGGAGCGGCAGGATGGCCTGAAAGTGGCGATCGCGCGCCTGCTTGGCCGACCCCCCGGCCGAATCCCCCTCAACAAGGTAGAGCTCCCCCTCTTCCGGATTGCGCGTGGAACAGTCGGCGAGCTTTCCGGGCAGCCCCCCACCCGAGAACGCATTCTTGCGTTGCACCAGCTCGCGGGCCTTCCGGGCCGCCGCACGCGCCTCTGCCGCCGTGATGACCTTCTGGATAATTTGATCGGCCTGGTCGGGATGATCTTCCAACCACCGCCCCAGCTTCGTGTTGATGAGCGACTCGACAATGCCCTGCACCTCTGAATTGCCGAGCTTGGTCTTCGTTTGTCCCTCAAACTGCGGTTCCGACACCTTCACCGACAGCACGGCCGTGAGTCCCTCTCGAAAATCGTCGCCGGAGAGATCAAATTTTAGCCCACTCAGCATGTCGTTTTTCTGTGCGTAGCCCTTCAACGTGCGCGTGAGGGCCCGCCGGAAGCCGGTAATGTGCGTCCCGCCTTCGTGTGTGTTAATGTTGTTGACGAAGGAGAGCACGTTTTCGTTGTAGCCATCGTTGTAGTTCATGGCCAACTCAACGGGGACCTCCCCATCCTCGTCGGCAATGTAGATCGTCTCGTCCAGAATCGGCGTGCGCGCCTCGTCGAGGTAATTGACGAAGCCGATAATTCCTTCCTCCGAATAGTACTCCTCTCGGGCCAGCTCCTCGTCCTCCTCGCGATGATCTTCAATGCGGATCCGAACACCCGCATTCAGGTAGGCCAACTCGCGGAGGCGATCCGACAGAGTTTCGAACCGAAACTCCGTCGTCTTAAAAATGTCCTCGTCGGGCCAAAAGCGGATGTGTGTCCCCGTGTCCTCGTCGGCACGCATCGGACGCACTTCCTGCACTGACTCTTTCGGCACGCCGCAGCGATAGGTCTGCTTCCAGACCGACCCATCCCGCCGGACAGTGACCTCGAAGCGGGACGCCAACGCATTGACGCACGAAACCCCGACGCCGTGCAGTCCACCAGACACCTGGTAGCTGTCCTTGTCGAACTTGCCGCCGGCGTGAAGGACGGTCATCACCACCTCTAGGGCCGAGCGGTCCTCCGCCGGGTGCATATCGACGGGAATGCCTCGTCCATTGTCCTCAATCGACACCGATCCATCTTCGTGGATCTCCACTTCGATGTGATCGCAGTGCCCCGCCATCGCCTCGTCGATCGAGTTGTCGAGCACCTCATACACGAGATGATGCAATCCGCGCAATCCCACGTCGCCAATGTACATGGACGGGCGCTTGCGCACCGCCTCCAGGCCTTCAAGCACCTGAATGTTGGATGCAGCGTAGGCGCTGATAGCCCCCTCAGGAAGGTCCGTCGTTTCGCTCATAAAGGAAGACAAAACCAGTGGAATTGTGTGCGACTATGGGATGCCCGAAGGCAAGCTCCGAGATTCGTATCAACATCTATATTGCAACGATAGCCCCTGCCGATGGTTCGGGCGCTACGGGGTCTTCGTTCTTCTGCCCGTAGGACGAAACGCCGGGGGTGGCTTTCCCCGAGAAGAGTGCACACGCTCCCGTCAATGCAGGGGAAAAGCCGTTGCCGTGGAGGAGAGCTCCCCCTCACCCCGATGCGAGTGCAACGTCAGACCTGTTCGGCAGACGGACCCAGACGACTTGGGAGCCGAGCACAACGAGAGATGCTAAAAAGAGGGGATCTGCTACTCAAACCGGTGGGCAATCCTCGTGCAGAACTGTGCCATCTCTTTCAGCTCCGCATCGGAGAAGGTCTCATCGAACGGACCGCGGACTGCACTGAGGTCGTCCGTCACTTCGTGAAGCCGCTCCTGCCCCTTTTCGGTAATTCGGTGCATCATCATCCGACGATCTTCTTCCGATCGGCGCCGCTCAACGAGTCCCTGCTCCTCCAACTCATCGACAAGACGCGTTACATCGGGACCGCGATCAATCATACGATCGATGATCTCACACCGTGGATATCCCTCCGGTGGCCCCCCATTCAAAATTCGCAGAATGTTGTACTGCGACGAAAGGATGCCGTGTTCTGAGCAGATGTCATTCAGCCGACCCCGAACTGCCGCGGAGGCAACCAGAAGGCCCAAGATGGCTTCCTGGTCGGGACCGTCGAAGGGCTCAGTCTGCTGAAGTCGATCTTTGAGGGTTTGAGTCATAGCAAACAGAAGTATCACCAAAACCGGTTGCTTGTTTCAACGAAGCACGCTGGTGCATGCCCCCATCCGTCGTGCATTCACGCGATCTCTGAACTGGAGGCACCAGCAGCAGATGCTTCGATAACGAGCCGAGCGGGGAACTCGAGAGTAAAGGTACTGCCGTCTCCTTTCCTGCTCTCCACCTCAATCGCTCCCCCAATCAATTCGATTCTTCGCTTCGTGAGTGCTAACCCGAGCCCGGTCCCCTGATGGGTACGGGTGCGTCCTTCCGATTCCTGCTTGAACGGCTCAAAGAGATCCGTCCGAAAGTCTGCGGCAATGCCGATGCCGGTATCAGCAACGGCAATGCGGACCCCCGAGGCGGCCGGCTCTACCGTCACGTCCACTCGTCCCTCATCGGTAAACTTGATTGCATTGTGAACGAGCGTGCTTACACTGCGGCGCAGGAGCACTCGGTCGGTGCGCAGCGCGATCGCTCCCTGCGTGTCCATGCGGATCGGGAGCCCTTTCTCCGATGCGAAGGGGCGATGCTCGTTCACAACCTCACGGAGAAGCGATGCAATGTGCACCCGTTCTTCGCTCACCCGAATCGTCCCGGAGTCAAGTTTCGCCATGTCGAGTACGGCCTGGAGGGTTCGGGACAGCCGCTTTCCACTCTGCTGAATGTGGGTGGCAAACTCCGTATGGTCGATGTCTGGCTCCTCCACGATGAGCTCCGCATACCCGATGATGCTGGTAACCGGCGTGCGAAGCTCGTGACTCATGTTGTTGAGGAGACTCGACTTAAGGCGGGCCATGTTCTCGGCTTCCTCCTTCGCCTGGAGGAGCTCTTTTTCCCGTTTCTTCCGCTCGGTGATGTTACGAAGAGCCACGACTTCAACGTCGCGGTCGGCGAGATCCACTTCCTTTTCCTCAATCTCTACCGGAAAGCGGTCCCCTCGTTTTGGTACCATCACGGATTCGTAGGGAGATGTCGTCCGCTCCATAGTCCCTTCGGGGCTGGAATTGTGGGTTGCATCTGAAAAGATCGTTCCCACGTCGCATCCGAGAAGCTCTTGACGACTATAGCCACTCATGTCCGTGAGAGCCCGATTGACGTCGAGAATCTTCCCATTCTCATGCAGAAGAATGCCCTCGAACGTGGCTTCAGCCAGTCGCCGAAATCGCGCTCGACTTTCTGTGAGTTGCTGAGTGCGACGTCGCACTGCGACCCGAAGGGTAAAGACCACCGTTGCGGCTAGTATTGCCCCGGCAATGATAAGGATGATAATGCTCTGATAGTAGCCCGACATGAAACTCGTTTCCTCCAAGTCGACCTGGTCACGGGGCAGAACCTGATAGGCGTCGTCGTAGGGAGCCGACCGGTCGTGCTGACTAAGCACACCCGTCACGGCGATCTCCGCTCCAGGCCCGAAGGAGCTAAGGTCAATCTCATCGAGCCGTCGGTTGGGAACAAAGACCGCGAGTCGGGCCTCTGCATTCTCGGCCTCGTCTTCAAGGAGGACGTA is part of the Salinibacter sp. 10B genome and encodes:
- a CDS encoding NAD-dependent protein deacetylase gives rise to the protein MPHPAPWIGFESLTRLFRNRSVAVLSGAGVSTESGIPDYRGPETKNTDHTPIQYREFLEEPETRRHYWARSAVGWPTFDAASPNEGHRALAALEAAGLVTGIITQNVDRLHQAAGSERVVELHGALAEVRCLNCGALSSRRTLQERLTQLNPGWSARAADLAPDGDANLPRSATRSFRVPDCRSCGGILKPHVVFFGENAASDRVEEAWSLLAASDALLVAGSSLTVYSGFRFVRQAAQTDRPVGIVNLGETRGTPLASVHVDGKTGEVLPQLVNALGLSPESSPSSSSA
- a CDS encoding ATP-dependent helicase, producing the protein MVTPDTLTAEQRTVVRHGTGPAVVLAVPGAGKTTALVHRLRHLVRERDVAPNRLLACSFNRDTTRDLSAALEAHGLRGIDVRTLHSLGYAILRQANSASATSVDRPDATAYDLARQALRDLAVKRNQNRDDLGISPPDLVDQIAAWKQQLAYPDLDAADLPPDGRDCAQQAAHDNEDYLMLYRRFEHHRRAAGTLTYPDMVRDGWATVLREDALRAGLQQAYDYVLVDEFQDVSRAQFQLLDLLTARHRNLMVIGDDDQCIYGWRGASPSYLRRFADQYDATTYRMQASFRLPGAPLVLANAVIGHNETRSSKRIRLVRGFEGDARLIEANSPATEAARIADRIHRLWAEEEVSFDEMAILVRTYGQTPPLEQALLDRELPYTIQGHAPFYRRRPVQTLLRYLYWAVLERRRRTNDGFPSPQQVEQYTDRFRQIVNAPNRYVARGRLDHIVQEVHAQHTSVLDVTARHLPDMHERTAERVDAFLDVAEGLVHRLDAPADTTLEWLVEAIGYETALRERSASSERGMARVQTVQSLIRYAHAHDTALALLNDVRSLATEQADTTKANAAIDIRSIHRAKGLEWPVVILPGCTEGTFPLKQDGASAPDVAEERRLFYVGVTRTQQQLYLSTPSSRSRFLDEAEVDTRLPLSRAIQTALTTDPSALSDEQLAHLCRGLVDLKLETYIQQEWSPSAPYKDALRTRLRDFSSLLTDAQDRWKAYQQALDEYEQAQDEARTKVQNRVQTLQESLGDVQFTARHDASEAFYPDDAIFRFEWASDETEIEVHWNDTQIGLLNPLRSGALDAQAVMALPWTQLVGRFASMGRGRDRLRFTIDWTETKAAWSAAAMQAQTAPTPPDERSSLLARADVSDGCHLLLDRLAPSTDE
- a CDS encoding transglycosylase domain-containing protein — its product is MSSYFLSSMADDTEYEATAGWYIAPEKEVATPPISVWSRLRQWVYHHAAVLKYVVLPIVIIALAAIEMRTSVGQAVILSNWAGAMTYEVQAGPSSRIRYPEHGPYNERMGYSSLPAMIEGLTERQYEVTEQSKMSLPMAWTMDLGLYPIYRHKDQAGLEIQDHRTRKLFESPYPGKAYTDPDSIPDMVWRSLLYIENRELLDRSQEYKNPAVEWDRFALAAFQRVVSGGEGPGGSTLATQLTKVRHSVGGRTNSVPEKLQQMASASLMAYRNGMETLNERKHIVKEYINQLPLAATANHGEVNGLGDGLRAWYGSDFDAVNDVLTQVPSDSAITAEKLERRAIAYRQVLSLILSTRSPSWYLVRPEGPDDLARLTDRYLPLMARAGIITDRLCQKALKTDVTVLSRAPSRPEASYVTQKAANSVRMELLRKLRITNLPALNRLDLTVHTTFDRNVQQAVADVLSQLEDSVYLREKGLHSMIGDGAPENINYSVVLFERRPHANVLRMQADNVDGPFDVNQGSMLELGSTAKVRVLVTYLELVEQVYQAHAGKSPEMLRAVPVAEEDSITRWTLDYLIETPTADRAQVLAAAVERPISGDPAERFFTGGGIHVFQNYSHESDRTMTIRTAVQQSANLVFVRMMEDVVNYHIARLPGQAYSMLEDPSDQRRTEYLERFAVHEGSLFLSRYLRAYKSKAPRGEVLAALGQRHTTSARRLAWAFRSVFPEGGREAFGQFLRTYAADAESITSEQVEQWYHDSNPDGISWQDRGYLSGIHPLELWLVGYLYTHPAAGYSEVMSASVDVRQSVYQWLYENRKRTQDPRIRTILEQEAFGEIHKMWTRLGYPFERLIPTLATALGSSADRPAALAELMGILVREGKRYPTVRIDSLHFAANTPFETKLEHEVPAPTQVLSPELSQVVLDVLQDVVERGTAVRARGAITMPDGTEMAIGGKTGTGDNRVYSTGADGTRTSVAMSRTSTFVFNAGERFFGTVVAYVEGPEADNYQFTSSLTTSILQLIGPHLTPLLETPPGEAEGGNASLQVARSMNTTKSP